In Nymphaea colorata isolate Beijing-Zhang1983 chromosome 3, ASM883128v2, whole genome shotgun sequence, a genomic segment contains:
- the LOC116249694 gene encoding probable 2-oxoglutarate-dependent dioxygenase At3g50210 isoform X4, whose protein sequence is MARSIPIIDVRPLLEKCEDPRMGEDAGVLEVVRQLDKAGRGDGIFYVKGHGIPESMCQRVRDVARRFFGLPDEEKLKIKLSSSTGFRGYQTIGQNLTGGRPDKHEAIDIYKVVEPGTYGAVGAALEGPNLWPDNPADFRPLIEEYISAVKELSKNILRGIALALGGSPYTFEGERAGDTFWGMRILSYPGSTEKIVEDGVGCGAHTDYGLLTVINQDDDIPALQAMNRCGEWIWALPVPGTFVCNLGDMSKAYSNGIYESAFHRVINNSPNDRISIPFFYETNFDAVVEPLDFCKEKTGGVAKFEPQMYGEYLVRKMHVTFGMKH, encoded by the exons ATGGCTAGATCCATCCCCATAATCG ATGTAAGGCCTCTACTCGAGAAATGTGAGGATCCGAGGATGGGGGAAGATGCAGGCGTGTTAGAGGTTGTCAGGCAGTTAGATAAGGCCGGAAGAGGAGATGGAATCTTTTATGTG AAAGGTCATGGCATTCCCGAGTCCATGTGCCAACGAGTTAGGGATGTTGCGCGGAGATTCTTCGGTCTTCCTGATGAAGAAAAGCTCAAGATCAAACTGTCTTCATCGACTGGATTCAG AGGATATCAGACAATTGGACAAAACTTGACTGGCGGCAGACCTGATAAGCATGAAGCTATTGAT ATTTACAAGGTTGTGGAACCCGGTACTTATGGAGCCGTCGGTGCTGCCTTGGAAGGACCAAACCTGTG GCCCGACAATCCTGCAGATTTCAGACCATTAATCGAGGAGTATATAAGTGCGGTAAAAG AACTTTCAAAAAACATTCTTCGAGGGATAGCTTTAGCATTGGGTGGTTCACCATACACCTTTGAAGGTGAAAGAGCTGGAGACACTTTCTGGGGAATGAGGATACTTAGTTATCCCGGCTCTACTGAGAAAATCGTGGAAGATGGCGTTGGATG TGGAGCACACACTGACTATG GTCTATTGACTGTGATAAATCAAGACGATGATATCCCTGCATTACAG GCAATGAACAGATGTGGTGAATGGATATGGGCCTTGCCTGTCCCTGGAACATTTGTCTGCAATTTAGGGGACATGTCAAAG gcCTATTCAAATGGCATATATGAGAGCGCATTTCATAGAGTGATAAATAACAGCCCTAATGATCGGATTTCGATACCATTCTTTTATGAG ACGAACTTTGACGCTGTTGTGGAGCCTTTGGACTTCTGCAAGGAAAAGACTGGAGGTGTTGCAAAATTTGAGCCACAGATGTATGGGGAGTATCTAGTCCGCAAGATGCACGTGACCTTTGGAATGAAGCATTGA
- the LOC116249694 gene encoding probable 2-oxoglutarate-dependent dioxygenase At3g50210 isoform X5, protein MARSIPIIDVRPLLEKCEDPRMGEDAGVLEVVRQLDKAGRGDGIFYVKGHGIPESMCQRVRDVARRFFGLPDEEKLKIKLSSSTGFRGYQTIGQNLTGGRPDKHEAIDIYKVVEPGTYGAVGAALEGPNLWPENPADFRPLIEEYISAVKELSKNILRGIALALGGSPYTFEGERAGDTFWAMRLLSYPGSTEKMVEDGVGCGAHTDYGLLTVINQDDDIPALQAMNRCGEWIWALPVPGTFVCNLGDMSKAYSNGIYESAFHRVINNSPNDRISIPFFYETNFDAVVEPLDFCKEKTGGVAKFEPQMYGEYLVRKMHVTFGMKH, encoded by the exons ATGGCTAGATCCATCCCCATAATCG ATGTAAGGCCTCTACTCGAGAAATGTGAGGATCCGAGGATGGGGGAAGATGCAGGCGTGTTAGAGGTTGTCAGGCAGTTAGATAAGGCCGGAAGAGGAGATGGAATCTTTTATGTG AAAGGTCATGGCATTCCCGAGTCCATGTGCCAACGAGTTAGGGATGTTGCGCGGAGATTCTTCGGTCTTCCTGATGAAGAAAAGCTCAAGATCAAACTGTCTTCATCGACTGGATTCAG AGGATATCAGACAATTGGACAAAACTTGACTGGCGGCAGACCTGATAAGCATGAAGCTATTGAT ATTTACAAGGTTGTGGAACCCGGTACTTATGGAGCCGTCGGTGCTGCCTTGGAAGGACCAAACCTGTG GCCCGAGAATCCTGCAGATTTCAGACCATTAATCGAGGAGTATATAAGTGCGGTAAAAG AACTTTCAAAAAACATTCTTCGAGGGATAGCTTTAGCATTGGGTGGTTCACCATACACCTTTGAAGGTGAAAGAGCTGGAGACACTTTCTGGGCAATGCGGTTACTTAGTTATCCCGGCTCTACTGagaaaatggtggaagatgGCGTTGGATG TGGAGCACACACTGACTATG GTCTATTGACTGTGATAAATCAAGACGATGATATCCCTGCATTACAG GCAATGAACAGATGTGGTGAATGGATATGGGCCTTGCCTGTCCCTGGAACATTTGTCTGCAATTTAGGGGACATGTCAAAG gcCTATTCAAATGGCATATATGAGAGCGCATTTCATAGAGTGATAAATAACAGCCCTAATGATCGGATTTCGATACCATTCTTTTATGAG ACGAACTTTGACGCTGTTGTGGAGCCTTTGGACTTCTGCAAGGAAAAGACTGGAGGTGTTGCAAAATTTGAGCCACAGATGTATGGGGAGTATCTAGTCCGCAAGATGCACGTGACCTTTGGAATGAAGCATTGA
- the LOC116249698 gene encoding GDSL esterase/lipase At4g16230-like: MFSHKLNRLQQSCVFYSAEKKKNVPPLCVFGDSMVDNGNNVFLPNPETKFDFLPYGVDFCRLPYREIHQWNETSRFHGAAAYLPAARDPRSKGECILNGVNYAFGGSVILDSVPDIVREHIRQGNGSKK; this comes from the exons ATGTTCTCCCACAAGTTAAACCG GCTCCAGCAGAGTTGTGTTTTCTActcagcagagaagaagaagaacgtgCCGCCCCTGTGCGTGTTCGGGGACTCGATGGTGGACAACGGGAACAACGTCTTCCTCCCGAACCCAGAAACCAAGTTCGATTTTCTGCCTTATGGGGTGGATTTTTGCAGATTGCCCTACAGGGAGATACACCAATGGAATGAAACCAGCAGATTTCATGGCGCAGCTGCCTACCTGCCTGCCGCAAGGGACCCTCGGTCCAAGGGGGAGTGCATCCTCAATGGCGTGAATTATGCCTTCGGTGGTTCCGTGATCCTCGACTCCGTTCCTGATATCG TAAGAGAACACATCAGACAAGGAAATGGCTCCAAAAAGTGA
- the LOC116249694 gene encoding probable 2-oxoglutarate-dependent dioxygenase At3g50210 isoform X2, translating to MARSIPIIDVRPLLEKCEDPRMGEDAGVLEVVRQLDKAGRGDGIFYVKGHGIPESMCQRVRDVARRFFGLPDEEKLKIKLSSSTGFRGYQTIGQNLTGGRPDKHEAIDIYKVVEPGTYGAVGAALEGPNLWPDNPADFRPLIEEYISAVKELSKNILRGIALALGGSPYTFEGERAGDTFWAMRLLSYPGSTEKMVEDGVGCGAHTDYGLLTVINQDDDIPALQAMNRCGEWIWALPVPGTFVCNLGDMSKAYSNGIYESAFHRVINNSPNDRISIPFFYETNFDAVVEPLDFCKEKTGGVAKFEPQMYGEYLVRKMHVTFGMKH from the exons ATGGCTAGATCCATCCCCATAATCG ATGTAAGGCCTCTACTCGAGAAATGTGAGGATCCGAGGATGGGGGAAGATGCAGGCGTGTTAGAGGTTGTCAGGCAGTTAGATAAGGCCGGAAGAGGAGATGGAATCTTTTATGTG AAAGGTCATGGCATTCCCGAGTCCATGTGCCAACGAGTTAGGGATGTTGCGCGGAGATTCTTCGGTCTTCCTGATGAAGAAAAGCTCAAGATCAAACTGTCTTCATCGACTGGATTCAG AGGATATCAGACAATTGGACAAAACTTGACTGGCGGCAGACCTGATAAGCATGAAGCTATTGAT ATTTACAAGGTTGTGGAACCCGGTACTTATGGAGCCGTCGGTGCTGCCTTGGAAGGACCAAACCTGTG GCCCGACAATCCTGCAGATTTCAGACCATTAATCGAGGAGTATATAAGTGCGGTAAAAG AACTTTCAAAAAACATTCTTCGAGGGATAGCTTTAGCATTGGGTGGTTCACCATACACCTTTGAAGGTGAAAGAGCTGGAGACACTTTCTGGGCAATGCGGTTACTTAGTTATCCCGGCTCTACTGagaaaatggtggaagatgGCGTTGGATG TGGAGCACACACTGACTATG GTCTATTGACTGTGATAAATCAAGACGATGATATCCCTGCATTACAG GCAATGAACAGATGTGGTGAATGGATATGGGCCTTGCCTGTCCCTGGAACATTTGTCTGCAATTTAGGGGACATGTCAAAG gcCTATTCAAATGGCATATATGAGAGCGCATTTCATAGAGTGATAAATAACAGCCCTAATGATCGGATTTCGATACCATTCTTTTATGAG ACGAACTTTGACGCTGTTGTGGAGCCTTTGGACTTCTGCAAGGAAAAGACTGGAGGTGTTGCAAAATTTGAGCCACAGATGTATGGGGAGTATCTAGTCCGCAAGATGCACGTGACCTTTGGAATGAAGCATTGA
- the LOC116249694 gene encoding probable 2-oxoglutarate-dependent dioxygenase At3g50210 isoform X3, whose amino-acid sequence MARSIPIIDVRPLLEKCEDPRMGEDAGVLEVVRQLDKAGRGDGIFYVKGHGIPESMCQRVRDVARRFFGLPDEEKLKIKLSSSTGFRGYQTIGQNLTGGRPDKHEAIDIYKVVEPGTYGAVGAALEGPNLWPDNPADFRPLIEEYISAVKELSKNILRGIALALGGSPYTFEGERAGDTFWGMRILSYPGSTEKIVEDGVGCGAHTDYGLLTVINQDDDIPALQAMNRCGEWIWALPVPGTFVCNLGDMSKAYSNGIYESAFHRVINNSPNDRISIPFFYETNFDAVVEPLDFCKEKTGGVAKFEPQMYGEYLVRKMHVTFGMKH is encoded by the exons ATGGCTAGATCCATCCCCATAATCG ATGTAAGGCCTCTACTCGAGAAATGTGAGGATCCGAGGATGGGGGAAGATGCAGGCGTGTTAGAGGTTGTCAGGCAGTTAGATAAGGCCGGAAGAGGAGATGGAATCTTTTATGTG AAAGGTCATGGCATTCCCGAGTCCATGTGCCAACGAGTTAGGGATGTTGCGCGGAGATTCTTCGGTCTTCCTGATGAAGAAAAGCTCAAGATCAAACTGTCTTCATCGACTGGATTCAG AGGATATCAGACAATTGGACAAAACTTGACTGGCGGCAGACCTGATAAGCATGAAGCTATTGAT ATTTACAAGGTTGTGGAACCCGGTACTTATGGAGCCGTCGGTGCTGCCTTGGAAGGACCAAACCTGTG GCCCGACAATCCTGCAGATTTCAGACCATTAATCGAGGAGTATATAAGTGCGGTAAAAG AACTTTCAAAAAACATTCTTCGAGGGATAGCTTTAGCATTGGGTGGTTCACCATACACCTTTGAAGGTGAAAGAGCTGGAGACACTTTCTGGGGAATGAGGATACTTAGTTATCCCGGCTCTACTGAGAAAATCGTGGAAGATGGCGTTGGATG TGGAGCACACACTGACTACG GTCTATTGACTGTGATAAATCAAGACGATGATATCCCTGCATTACAG GCAATGAACAGATGTGGTGAATGGATATGGGCCTTGCCTGTCCCTGGAACATTTGTCTGCAATTTAGGGGACATGTCAAAG gcCTATTCAAATGGCATATATGAGAGCGCATTTCATAGAGTGATAAATAACAGCCCTAATGATCGGATTTCGATACCATTCTTTTATGAG ACGAACTTTGACGCTGTTGTGGAGCCTTTGGACTTCTGCAAGGAAAAGACTGGAGGTGTTGCAAAATTTGAGCCACAGATGTATGGGGAGTATCTAGTCCGCAAGATGCACGTGACCTTTGGAATGAAGCATTGA
- the LOC116249694 gene encoding probable 2-oxoglutarate-dependent dioxygenase At3g50210 isoform X8 yields the protein MARSIPIIDVRPLLEKCEDPRMGEDAGVLEVVRQLDKAGRGDGIFYVKGHGIPESMCQRVRDVARRFFGLPDEEKLKIKLSSSTGFRGYQTIGQNLTGGRPDKHEAIDIYKVVEPGTYGAVGAALEGPNLWPDNPADFRPLIEEYISAVKELSKNILRGIALALGGSPYTFEGERAGDTFWGMRILSYPGSTEKIVEDGVGCGAHTDYGLLTVINQDDGVPSLEAMNRCGEWIWALPIPGTFVCNIGDMLKAYSNGIYESAFHRVINNSPSDRISIPFFYEKARAGCLVQKTCLDLNLNLPYEL from the exons ATGGCTAGATCCATCCCCATAATCG ATGTAAGGCCTCTACTCGAGAAATGTGAGGATCCGAGGATGGGGGAAGATGCAGGCGTGTTAGAGGTTGTCAGGCAGTTAGATAAGGCCGGAAGAGGAGATGGAATCTTTTATGTG AAAGGTCATGGCATTCCCGAGTCCATGTGCCAACGAGTTAGGGATGTTGCGCGGAGATTCTTCGGTCTTCCTGATGAAGAAAAGCTCAAGATCAAACTGTCTTCATCGACTGGATTCAG AGGATATCAGACAATTGGACAAAACTTGACTGGCGGCAGACCTGATAAGCATGAAGCTATTGAT ATTTACAAGGTTGTGGAACCCGGTACTTATGGAGCCGTCGGTGCTGCCTTGGAAGGACCAAACCTGTG GCCCGACAATCCTGCAGATTTCAGACCATTAATCGAGGAGTATATAAGTGCGGTAAAAG AACTTTCAAAAAACATTCTTCGAGGGATAGCTTTAGCATTGGGTGGTTCACCATACACCTTTGAAGGTGAAAGAGCTGGAGACACTTTCTGGGGAATGAGGATACTTAGTTATCCCGGCTCTACTGAGAAAATCGTGGAAGATGGCGTTGGATG TGGAGCACACACTGACTACG GTCTATTGACTGTGATAAATCAAGACGATGGTGTCCCTTCATTAGAG GCAATGAACAGATGTGGTGAATGGATATGGGCCTTGCCTATCCCCGGAACATTTGTCTGCAACATAGGGGACATGTTAAAG gcCTATTCAAATGGCATATATGAGAGCGCATTTCATAGAGTGATAAATAACAGCCCTAGTGATCGGATTTCGATACCATTCTTTTATGAG AAAGCCAGAGCTGGCTGCCTTGTTCAGAAAACATGCCTAGATCTCAACTTGAACCTTCCTT ACGAACTTTGA
- the LOC116249694 gene encoding probable 2-oxoglutarate-dependent dioxygenase At3g50210 isoform X7, producing MARSIPIIDVRPLLEKCEDPRMGEDAGVLEVVRQLDKAGRGDGIFYVKGHGIPESMCQRVRDVARRFFGLPDEEKLKIKLSSSTGFRGYQTIGQNLTGGRPDKHEAIDIYKVVEPGTYGAVGAALEGPNLWPDNPADFRPLIEEYISAVKELSKNILRGIALALGGSPYTFEGERAGDTFWGMRILSYPGSTEKIVEDGVGCGAHTDYGLLTVINQDDGVPSLEAMNRCGEWIWALPIPGTFVCNIGDMLKAYSNGIYESAFHRVINNSPSDRISIPFFYEVDFNASIKQKARAGCLVQKTCLDLNLNLPYEL from the exons ATGGCTAGATCCATCCCCATAATCG ATGTAAGGCCTCTACTCGAGAAATGTGAGGATCCGAGGATGGGGGAAGATGCAGGCGTGTTAGAGGTTGTCAGGCAGTTAGATAAGGCCGGAAGAGGAGATGGAATCTTTTATGTG AAAGGTCATGGCATTCCCGAGTCCATGTGCCAACGAGTTAGGGATGTTGCGCGGAGATTCTTCGGTCTTCCTGATGAAGAAAAGCTCAAGATCAAACTGTCTTCATCGACTGGATTCAG AGGATATCAGACAATTGGACAAAACTTGACTGGCGGCAGACCTGATAAGCATGAAGCTATTGAT ATTTACAAGGTTGTGGAACCCGGTACTTATGGAGCCGTCGGTGCTGCCTTGGAAGGACCAAACCTGTG GCCCGACAATCCTGCAGATTTCAGACCATTAATCGAGGAGTATATAAGTGCGGTAAAAG AACTTTCAAAAAACATTCTTCGAGGGATAGCTTTAGCATTGGGTGGTTCACCATACACCTTTGAAGGTGAAAGAGCTGGAGACACTTTCTGGGGAATGAGGATACTTAGTTATCCCGGCTCTACTGAGAAAATCGTGGAAGATGGCGTTGGATG TGGAGCACACACTGACTACG GTCTATTGACTGTGATAAATCAAGACGATGGTGTCCCTTCATTAGAG GCAATGAACAGATGTGGTGAATGGATATGGGCCTTGCCTATCCCCGGAACATTTGTCTGCAACATAGGGGACATGTTAAAG gcCTATTCAAATGGCATATATGAGAGCGCATTTCATAGAGTGATAAATAACAGCCCTAGTGATCGGATTTCGATACCATTCTTTTATGAG GTTGACTTTAACGCATCTATAAAGCAGAAAGCCAGAGCTGGCTGCCTTGTTCAGAAAACATGCCTAGATCTCAACTTGAACCTTCCTT ACGAACTTTGA
- the LOC116249694 gene encoding probable 2-oxoglutarate-dependent dioxygenase At3g50210 isoform X6, translating to MARSIPIIDVRPLLEKCEDPRMGEDAGVLEVVRQLDKAGRGDGIFYVKGHGIPESMCQRVRDVARRFFGLPDEEKLKIKLSSSTGFRGYQTIGENLTAGRPDKHEAIDMYKVVEPGSYGAVGAAVEGPNLWPENPADFRPLIEEYISAVKELSKNILRGIALALGGSPYTFEGERAGDTFWAMRLLSYPGSTEKMVEDGVGCGAHTDYGLLTVINQDDDIPALQAMNRCGEWIWALPVPGTFVCNLGDMSKAYSNGIYESAFHRVINNSPNDRISIPFFYETNFDAVVEPLDFCKEKTGGVAKFEPQMYGEYLVRKMHVTFGMKH from the exons ATGGCTAGATCCATCCCCATAATCG ATGTAAGGCCTCTACTCGAGAAATGTGAGGATCCGAGGATGGGGGAAGATGCAGGCGTGTTAGAGGTTGTCAGGCAGTTAGATAAGGCCGGAAGAGGAGATGGAATCTTTTATGTG AAAGGTCATGGCATTCCCGAGTCCATGTGCCAACGAGTTAGGGATGTTGCGCGGAGATTCTTCGGTCTTCCTGATGAAGAAAAGCTCAAGATCAAACTGTCTTCATCGACTGGATTCAG AGGATATCAGACAATTGGAGAAAACTTGACTGCCGGCAGACCTGATAAGCATGAAGCTATTGAT ATGTACAAGGTTGTGGAACCCGGTTCTTATGGAGCCGTCGGTGCTGCCGTGGAAGGACCAAACCTGTG GCCCGAGAATCCTGCAGATTTCAGACCATTAATCGAGGAGTATATAAGTGCGGTAAAAG AACTTTCAAAAAACATTCTTCGAGGGATAGCTTTAGCATTGGGTGGTTCACCATACACCTTTGAAGGTGAAAGAGCTGGAGACACTTTCTGGGCAATGCGGTTACTTAGTTATCCCGGCTCTACTGagaaaatggtggaagatgGCGTTGGATG TGGAGCACACACTGACTATG GTCTATTGACTGTGATAAATCAAGACGATGATATCCCTGCATTACAG GCAATGAACAGATGTGGTGAATGGATATGGGCCTTGCCTGTCCCTGGAACATTTGTCTGCAATTTAGGGGACATGTCAAAG gcCTATTCAAATGGCATATATGAGAGCGCATTTCATAGAGTGATAAATAACAGCCCTAATGATCGGATTTCGATACCATTCTTTTATGAG ACGAACTTTGACGCTGTTGTGGAGCCTTTGGACTTCTGCAAGGAAAAGACTGGAGGTGTTGCAAAATTTGAGCCACAGATGTATGGGGAGTATCTAGTCCGCAAGATGCACGTGACCTTTGGAATGAAGCATTGA
- the LOC116249694 gene encoding probable 2-oxoglutarate-dependent dioxygenase At3g50210 isoform X9, giving the protein MGEDAGVLEVVRQLDKACREDGIFYVKGHGIPESMCQRVRDVARSFFGLPDEEKLKIKLSPATGFRGYQTIGENLTAGRPDKHEAIDMYKVVEPGSYGAVGAAVEGPNLWPENPADFRPLIEEYISAVKELSKNILRGIALALGGSPYTFEGERAGDTFWAMRLLSYPGSTEKMVEDGVGCGAHTDYGLLTVINQDDDIPALQAMNRCGEWIWALPVPGTFVCNLGDMSKAYSNGIYESAFHRVINNSPNDRISIPFFYETNFDAVVEPLDFCKEKTGGVAKFEPQMYGEYLVRKMHVTFGMKH; this is encoded by the exons ATGGGAGAAGATGCAGGCGTGTTAGAGGTTGTGAGGCAGTTAGACAAGGCCTGCAGAGAAGATGGCATCTTTTATGTG AAAGGTCATGGCATTCCGGAGTCCATGTGCCAACGAGTTAGGGATGTTGCGCGGAGCTTCTTCGGTCTTCCTGATGAAGAAAAGCTCAAGATCAAACTGTCTCCAGCGACTGGATTCAG AGGATATCAGACAATTGGAGAAAACTTGACTGCCGGCAGACCTGATAAGCATGAAGCTATTGAT ATGTACAAGGTTGTGGAACCCGGTTCTTATGGAGCCGTCGGTGCTGCCGTGGAAGGACCAAACCTGTG GCCCGAGAATCCTGCAGATTTCAGACCATTAATCGAGGAGTATATAAGTGCGGTAAAAG AACTTTCAAAAAACATTCTTCGAGGGATAGCTTTAGCATTGGGTGGTTCACCATACACCTTTGAAGGTGAAAGAGCTGGAGACACTTTCTGGGCAATGCGGTTACTTAGTTATCCCGGCTCTACTGagaaaatggtggaagatgGCGTTGGATG TGGAGCACACACTGACTATG GTCTATTGACTGTGATAAATCAAGACGATGATATCCCTGCATTACAG GCAATGAACAGATGTGGTGAATGGATATGGGCCTTGCCTGTCCCTGGAACATTTGTCTGCAATTTAGGGGACATGTCAAAG gcCTATTCAAATGGCATATATGAGAGCGCATTTCATAGAGTGATAAATAACAGCCCTAATGATCGGATTTCGATACCATTCTTTTATGAG ACGAACTTTGACGCTGTTGTGGAGCCTTTGGACTTCTGCAAGGAAAAGACTGGAGGTGTTGCAAAATTTGAGCCACAGATGTATGGGGAGTATCTAGTCCGCAAGATGCACGTGACCTTTGGAATGAAGCATTGA
- the LOC116249694 gene encoding probable 2-oxoglutarate-dependent dioxygenase At3g50210 isoform X1: MARSIPIIDVRPLLEKCEDPRMGEDAGVLEVVRQLDKAGRGDGIFYVKGHGIPESMCQRVRDVARRFFGLPDEEKLKIKLSSSTGFRGYQTIGQNLTGGRPDKHEAIDIYKVVEPGTYGAVGAALEGPNLWPDNPADFRPLIEEYISAVKELSKNILRGIALALGGSPYTFEGERAGDTFWGMRILSYPGSTEKIVEDGVGCGAHTDYGLLTVINQDDGVPSLEAMNRCGEWIWALPIPGTFVCNIGDMLKAYSNGIYESAFHRVINNSPSDRISIPFFYETNFDAVVEPLDFCKEKTGGVAKFEPKMYGEYLLRKLHATFGIKY, encoded by the exons ATGGCTAGATCCATCCCCATAATCG ATGTAAGGCCTCTACTCGAGAAATGTGAGGATCCGAGGATGGGGGAAGATGCAGGCGTGTTAGAGGTTGTCAGGCAGTTAGATAAGGCCGGAAGAGGAGATGGAATCTTTTATGTG AAAGGTCATGGCATTCCCGAGTCCATGTGCCAACGAGTTAGGGATGTTGCGCGGAGATTCTTCGGTCTTCCTGATGAAGAAAAGCTCAAGATCAAACTGTCTTCATCGACTGGATTCAG AGGATATCAGACAATTGGACAAAACTTGACTGGCGGCAGACCTGATAAGCATGAAGCTATTGAT ATTTACAAGGTTGTGGAACCCGGTACTTATGGAGCCGTCGGTGCTGCCTTGGAAGGACCAAACCTGTG GCCCGACAATCCTGCAGATTTCAGACCATTAATCGAGGAGTATATAAGTGCGGTAAAAG AACTTTCAAAAAACATTCTTCGAGGGATAGCTTTAGCATTGGGTGGTTCACCATACACCTTTGAAGGTGAAAGAGCTGGAGACACTTTCTGGGGAATGAGGATACTTAGTTATCCCGGCTCTACTGAGAAAATCGTGGAAGATGGCGTTGGATG TGGAGCACACACTGACTACG GTCTATTGACTGTGATAAATCAAGACGATGGTGTCCCTTCATTAGAG GCAATGAACAGATGTGGTGAATGGATATGGGCCTTGCCTATCCCCGGAACATTTGTCTGCAACATAGGGGACATGTTAAAG gcCTATTCAAATGGCATATATGAGAGCGCATTTCATAGAGTGATAAATAACAGCCCTAGTGATCGGATTTCGATACCATTCTTTTATGAG ACGAACTTTGACGCTGTTGTGGAACCTTTGGACTTCTGCAAGGAAAAGACAGGAGGGGTTGCAAAGTTTGAGCCAAAGATGTATGGGGAGTATCTACTCCGCAAGCTCCACGCGACCTTTGGAATAAAGTATTGA
- the LOC116249696 gene encoding probable 2-oxoglutarate-dependent dioxygenase At3g50210, producing the protein MATSIPIIDVGPLLEKCEDPRMGEDAGVLEVVRQLDKAGRGDGIFYVKGHGIPESMCKRARDVARSFFGLPDEEKLKIKLSPSTGFRGYHTMRETLAGGRPDKHEFIDFHKVVEPGTYGAVAAALEAPNLWPENPPDLRPLIEEYIRAVKELSKNILRGIALALGGSPYTFEGERAGDPSWAMQLIRYPGSTEKMVEDGVGGEPHSDYGLLTVVNQDDEIPAFQAMNRCGEWMWALPVPGTFLCNIGDMLKAYSNGIYESVIHKVGNHSPNDRVSIPFFYETNVDAVVEPLDFCKEKTGGVAKFEPTMHGEYLVRKMHETYGMKH; encoded by the exons ATGGCTACATCCATCCCCATAATCG ATGTAGGGCCTCTACTCGAGAAATGTGAAGATCCGAGAATGGGGGAAGACGCCGGCGTGTTAGAGGTTGTCAGGCAGTTAGACAAGGCCGGAAGAGGAGATGGAATCTTTTATGTG AAAGGTCATGGCATTCCGGAGTCCATGTGCAAACGAGCTAGGGATGTTGCGCGGAGCTTCTTCGGTCTTCCTGATGAAGAAAAGCTCAAGATCAAACTGTCTCCATCGACTGGATTCAG AGGATATCACACAATGAGAGAAACATTGGCTGGCGGCAGACCTGATAAGCATGAATTTATTGAT TTTCACAAGGTTGTGGAACCCGGCACTTATGGAGCCGTCGCTGCGGCCTTGGAAGCACCAAACCTGTG GCCCGAGAATCCTCCAGATTTGAGACCATTAATCGAGGAGTATATACGTGCGGTAAAAG AACTTTCAAAAAACATTCTTCGAGGGATAGCTTTGGCATTGGGTGGTTCACCATACACCTTTGAAGGTGAAAGAGCTGGAGACCCTTCCTGGGCAATGCAGTTAATTCGTTATCCCGGCTCCACTGagaaaatggtggaagatgGCGTTGGAGG TGAACCACACTCTGACTATG GTCTATTGACTGTGGTAAATCAAGACGATGAAATCCCTGCATTCCAG GCAATGAACAGATGTGGTGAATGGATGTGGGCCTTGCCTGTCCCTGGAACTTTTCTCTGCAACATAGGGGATATGTTAAAG gcCTATTCAAATGGCATATATGAGAGCGTAATTCATAAAGTGGGCAATCACAGCCCTAATGATCGGGTTTCGATACCATTCTTTTATGAG ACGAACGTTGACGCTGTTGTGGAACCTTTGGATTTCTGCAAGGAAAAGACTGGAGGGGTTGCAAAGTTTGAGCCAACGATGCATGGGGAGTATCTAGTCCGCAAGATGCACGAGACCTATGGAATGAAGCATTGA